aaatttcgtcgaatatgaatattatattattttcaaaattgctATAGATTTTGTGTGGGTTAGCATCACAAAATGTTAatctttttttggaaatatgAGTAAGATGTACGTAGTTAAATACGTAAAAAATACACCCGATTACGAGCATGCTTAAAAAAgtcaattaaaattcaataatcaATCTTCtgcattaataattaattttcttccaATTGATTAGGTTCATTGACATGTAGTATTactatatgaaatatatttggGCCGGTTCCAAACATTATCCCAATTAGGGCTATTGGTAGCCAGTTTTGATGACCATTATGTATAAGACGTAATTGTATCCACGTGCCTTCTTAAATTACCGCAAAAACAACATTAATCTTTAGTAAATATCTTgaaaaaatttagttgtttaatgTATGGTACATAAAAGTGACAGATTGTTCAGTCATATCTTAGTACAATaactataatatataatataattgagAAGGGAGCATGTCAATGCTGATTGGGGCTTGAAAATCTTAACTTgatatgcaatattttaatgaaaaccaATTAAGATGCAGCCAAAATAATAAGGTAAAAgttaaattagataaaaaggccaacatactttaattactgtatataataatttccACATAAGTGTTTACTGTCATTCATTTGCATCCACAGTGagattaaattaaactttattttcttactttacagTCTTAATTTATAGATGACCATGATTAAAAGACatgttttagttttaatttgattcGGTAAACAATGTGTATATTCTTTGAGACGATCTATGCATTCTTAAGTTATACGGAGTAAAAGTCAGAACAAACAACGTAATTGATGTTAATTAAGAAGatctagaataaaaaaaattaaaatattaaaaaatagaaaagggaAGATCTAGACTTTCATGATTTTCAACGTAATTGCTACTCCCttcattccatagtaatagtatcgtttttttttccaattattgagaaaaaatgtgttaagttagttaagtaaagagagagtaaagtggaaaatgaaaaaagtagagagatgaagagagaataaaataagagggagtaaaataggtgtgaaaaaatgtgtctattactatggaacgtaccaaaatgacaaaatgaatctattactatggaacggaagaagtattactttatgacaaattttattaaatttagttcTGAATATAAAGTATCgtaaacaaatatttttcaataagtGACATAAGTACTAAGAGATCTCGAGCTGGCAAAAATTAATATCCGGAGATTAAATTAGTGTACAAAGGAAAAGCAATTTTTTCAGAACTGGGCCGAAATTCTAGTCATGAGGTCTTACATAGtgtcttaattaaattttataattaaagacCAAACAAAGCCCAAATACTGATAAATTGGGCTTCATTAGAATAAGTAATAGATGTACACACAGTTTAACacaatatggagtactattctGCCCCAATTAATTCCCAAATTAATCTCAAATGGTGTGTCCAGTAACAATTTCAATTGACATGGAGGTGATGTGGCAGGTTCAACTATTTTCTTGATAACTCAAGATTTTAGGTggtactcctattatttattaaaataaaatagagaggaAATGGTACTAATTGATCAGGAGTATTCGAATAGATACACTTTATTCCAAACATggaaatatgatattttagttgagacaaactaaagaTTTATATCTTAAATAGGGCAAAGGGAGCACAACACATATTTTGTCCAACACTTTGTTCGGAAaatcaaaggaaaaaattaaaattaaataacaaagtaGTAAAATGTCTCTCAGATGGTCACAAGCAACGCGGTGATAATAGTGGGGCTACTTCTTCGAGGGTGGCGAAAATGTTGCGGTTGTCAATTGAGACGGGAGGAGAAagagtttaatttgaatttaatgcACGTGTTTTTTTTGGCCAAAACTATATACTCCTAATTTTAACTACATTCTAACTTATCCAAACGACGATGTTGTAGGTCATACAAATATTTGGttcttttatataatagaATTCAATTTAGGCAAAACTCGATTTAGGGAAATTGATATGCgtttcaatatatttaaatttgatgataaaGACTTAAATGAGCATATAATTAGTGTATTTAATGCCTATTTGGccataaattaatcaataagtTACTATTGAAGATGTGAAACTGATCTCTGTCTCTGATGGATGTTACCACTCATAATCATAGAACATAAAATTcgatactattttttaattataatcacacaataaaattaagtagcTCAAATCTCGAATTTTTTGGTTGTAAGaagaaaatatgttaattaggagtagtattttatttaatctaaaattttgaGGCATATAAAAAATCAGTACTCCATATGGAGGTGCCAAATATCTGGCAGAAGCCACGTGTCTGAATCATGAATCCTCCAATTTGCAAGTTGTAAAGTTGTAAACCCGACCCGACAAGAGCGACCGCTCCATTACCGACTCCCCCTTTCTGTGTCTATATATATCCctatctctctctatctcaCATTGTCTCCGAGCAGAGCGTttcagagagagaaagagtgtGATCGGAACCTTCGTAAATCAATCCACCCAGCCCAGCCCAcatcaattttcaattgttgACCTAATCGGAATTGGGGGAAAATTCGATTCATACACTATGATGTCTGACACATATTGTCCGGACTGCAAGAAGAACACGGAGGTGGTCTGCGATCACGCTGCGGGAGACACCGTCTGCTCGGAGTGCGGCCTCGTGCTGGAAGCCCGCTCCATCGACGAGACGTCTGAGTGGCGGACTTTCGCCGATGATTCCGGCGACCACGATCCGAATCGTGTCGGAGGACCCGTGAACCCGCTTCTAGGAGATGCGGCGCTCTCCACGGTCATCTCGCGGGCGACTAATGGGGCGAATGTGGATATGTCTCTCACCCGCCTGCAGAATCGGGGCGGGGATCCGGACCGGGCTCTGGTCTTGGCGTTTAAGACGATTTCTAGCATGGCCGATAGGTCCGTGATTGGTGTTTTGCTTTtggtttgatttaatttttctagGGTGGTTTTGATATTGGGGGTTTTTGAGGTGGCTGCTGGTTGAGtagtttagggttttgatGAGATGTTAGGGtgaaattgagaccaattatTGATTAGGCTGTTTTGATTCTAATGTCTTAGTATGATTAATCGATGGGGGTTGACAATCACAGCTGTAGTGACTGTGAATCTTAGGTCgattttgaattattggtAGGAGAGGTTGTGTTGATTGATCTGAAAGCTGGAAAGTCTGAGTCTTGCAGTTGGAAAGGATGAAAAGATTAAGTAGTTGATTGATGGAAATTAAGTGTTATCGATGTGCTGGTTCTTGTTTTCTGAATTGAGCATCATTCAACAAAGTCCATGAGTTTTGTacattttggatttttggttTCTGTGCGTTTGATCTTGAGTTCAGTTTCTCTACCTGTTAGGCAGGAGCTTGGCTGACATTATGCACTCTTCTTGTTTTCAGGTTAAGTCTTGTAACAACCATTAAGGTATGTTAACTGCTTGATCGATTTTTATATCTTAATATGCAAGAAAAGTTCGgcatatgattttattattttcaaatttggttgTGCATTTTTGGTAACCAGCCCGAGGCCAAAAAGGTTAACTTTTTCCATTGTTCATACTCTATTTAAGGATCGTGCaagtgaaatatataaaaggttGGAAGATCAGAAGTGTACAAGGGGTAGAAACTTGGAGGCCCTAGTGGCTGGCTGCATTTATATTGCTTGTAGGCAGGAAAGCAAGCCACGCACTGTAAAAGGTGCCCTACTTAAACCATGTTGGTAACTATCACTTAAGTTTACCCCATGTATGAAGTCTTCTAAACCATCTGAGTATCAACTAGAAATATGCTCAATTGTTGCTGGAGCgacaaagaaagaaattgGCCGGGCAAAAGAATTTATTGTGAAACAGTTGAAGGTTGAGATGGGCACATCAATGGAGATGGGCACGATTCATGCAGGGGATTATCTGGTGAGTGGGAATTAAGAAGGCTACGAGAAGCTGCTAATGTGGATACTGTCATTTTTTAAGCCTGTTAACTTTCACCTACAAGTCTTGTATTAGTTTAATATATGATGGTCGTCTTTTCTGCCATACAGAGGCGTTTTTGTTCTAATCTAGGCATGAGTAATGAGGAGGTAAAAGCAGTACAGGAAACTGTGCAGAAGGCAGGGAACTTTGATATTAGGTACTACGATATTCTTGTTTATTCCAagtcatttttcatattatttcattactATCGCCTGGCCTTGTCATCTTATGGCTGttctattttgaatttgtaacCCACCCTGCCCTGTTGCATGCAATAATTGGTGTGCATAAGAAAGTAATACATGACTACATGACTATAGATCATATACTAAGTGTGGACGTTTTCTGTATTAATGCTCACTGATTTAGAAAACTTGGAACATAGATAAGAACTACCCTTGGCTGTCTTTGTGACATCTGATTCGCATAAAGAAGTTTATATGTTTAAAGATGTTGGTCTGGCATTTTGTTcccaaggttgaatcttccaatgtaaagagaaattaaatgGTGTGGAAGGTTTTCTT
The nucleotide sequence above comes from Salvia hispanica cultivar TCC Black 2014 chromosome 5, UniMelb_Shisp_WGS_1.0, whole genome shotgun sequence. Encoded proteins:
- the LOC125189051 gene encoding transcription initiation factor IIB-2-like; this encodes MMSDTYCPDCKKNTEVVCDHAAGDTVCSECGLVLEARSIDETSEWRTFADDSGDHDPNRVGGPVNPLLGDAALSTVISRATNGANVDMSLTRLQNRGGDPDRALVLAFKTISSMADRLSLVTTIKDRASEIYKRLEDQKCTRGRNLEALVAGCIYIACRQESKPRTVKEICSIVAGATKKEIGRAKEFIVKQLKVEMGTSMEMGTIHAGDYLRRFCSNLGMSNEEVKAVQETVQKAGNFDIRRSPISIAAAIIFMITQLSESKKPLRDISLATTVAEGTIKNAYKDLYPHATKIIPEWYSKERDLKNLSSPKS